In Exiguobacterium acetylicum, the genomic stretch TTGCAAAATTATCATTGATCCTATTAGCCTTATGGCGGGCTGTCGGAATCAACATGATTATCTTCCTTGCGGCATTACAGGGGATTCCAAGAACGTATTATGAAGCAGCTGCACTGGACGGTGCTAGTACGTTTCAGCAAATGTTTAAAATCACGATTCCGCTCTTGCGATATGCCATCTTCTTCGTCACGGTGACGACATTGATTGGATGGATTCAATTTTTCGAGGAACCGTTCATAATGACAGAAGGTGGACCATTGAACTCAACGACATCATTGGCACTGTTCATCTATCAAAATGGTTTCCAACTGAGCAACTTTGGATATGCTGCTGCAGGATCCGTTGTCTTATTCGTTTTAATCATTACAGTCACATTGATTCAATTCCGCGTTCAAAAAAATGATAATCCTTACTAAAGGAAGGGGGACGAGTCAATGATTCCAAAAGAAAAACCCGTGGTTGTAACAGGCAAGGAAGCTCGATTTTCGCCAATCGCGAGTCCGGAGAAAAGACGAAAAAAGTTTACTTTTCAATGGGGTCTTGCAACGGTATTGACGTTACTAGGTCTTTGTTTTCTCTTACCGTTTTTTTGGATGATTCTTTCTTCTGTTAAAACGGATGCGGAAATATTAGCACTTCCGCTAACAATTTGGCCAAAGGAATTGACTTTTGAACATTACGTTAATTTATTCGTAAATTTAAACTTTTTAACCTATTTGAAAAACACACTTTTGATCGTATTAGCATCATTTTTTGGTCTACTCTTAACAGCGATGGCTGGTTATGGATTTGCCAAATTTCGTTTTAAAGGGAGTAAGTTGCTATTCATCGGAGTACTCGCCACGATGATGATTCCGGGGCAAGTAACGATGATCCCAGTCTATTTAATGCTTAATCAAATGGGATTAACGAATACGATGACAGGAATCGTTTTACCTGGATTAGTTGGTGCGTTCGGCGTATTCCTATTTCGCCAATTCATGACGACGATTCCAGATGAGCTGCTAGAAGCATCTCGACTAGATGGAGCAAGCGAATGGCGAATTTTCTTCTCAATCGTTCTTCCGATGTCAAAACCTATTCTAGCGGTACAGGGAATTTTAACATTCATTGGAGCATGGAATAGTTTCTTATGGCCACTCATCATCGCGAATGACGAATCACTGTATACTCTATCTGTTGGCTTAGCGTTACTGCAGGGGCAGCATGGTGGGAATTACGGACTGCAAATGGCTGGAGCTACATTCATGGTCATCCCAATTATCATCATCTTCATGATTTTCCAAAAGTATATCATCGAAGGATACAATATTTCAGGTATGAAATAAGTATATGTTTTAATCTCGCGTTC encodes the following:
- a CDS encoding carbohydrate ABC transporter permease, whose product is MIPKEKPVVVTGKEARFSPIASPEKRRKKFTFQWGLATVLTLLGLCFLLPFFWMILSSVKTDAEILALPLTIWPKELTFEHYVNLFVNLNFLTYLKNTLLIVLASFFGLLLTAMAGYGFAKFRFKGSKLLFIGVLATMMIPGQVTMIPVYLMLNQMGLTNTMTGIVLPGLVGAFGVFLFRQFMTTIPDELLEASRLDGASEWRIFFSIVLPMSKPILAVQGILTFIGAWNSFLWPLIIANDESLYTLSVGLALLQGQHGGNYGLQMAGATFMVIPIIIIFMIFQKYIIEGYNISGMK